CTAAGTTATTGCATAGCGAGTTCTTTGTCCCAGGCTATAAGCTGTGAGTCTTAGACAGCTAACACTGCGTTGGTGCGGACGGTAAAGAGGTTATCGGTGAGAATTAGAGGTTATCTGCCGCCGCACAACTTTGACGTTAGCTGGCTTCGTTTTTGGGCTGGGACGGTACAGCGAGGTTATTGGTTAGAAGTGGGTGTTAAACTTGACTCAGAAACCCTAGGAGAGCGATCGCTGTGGCTTCTATCACAATTGATCTTTCAGACAGCCAATTCCAAAAGTTACAAGATTTAGCAAGAGTGCATGGCATTGCGACTGAAGTGCTTTTGAAGGCAAGCCTGGAGGATTGGCTAAATGTACAAAAAGGCGATTTTGTTAATGCAGCCGATTATGTGTTGAGGAAAAACACTGAACTATATAGGCGTTTGGCATGATTCGCTATTTGACCCTAATTGAGGTACTAGAGCTACATCGCAAAATTCTTGCACAATCCGGTGGAGCATTGGGTATCCGAGATATGGGTTTGTTGGAATCAGCGATTGCCCAACCTCGAATGTCGTTTGGCGGAGAGGATCTGTATCCAAGTTTGCTGGAGAAAGCAGCAGCGTTAGGGTTTTCGATCATCATGAATCATCCATTTGTAGATGGAAATAAACGTACAGGTCATGCTGCGACAGAGACTTTTCTTGTTTTGAATGGGTTAGAAATTAACGCC
This portion of the Leptolyngbya sp. 'hensonii' genome encodes:
- a CDS encoding DNA-binding protein translates to MASITIDLSDSQFQKLQDLARVHGIATEVLLKASLEDWLNVQKGDFVNAADYVLRKNTELYRRLA
- a CDS encoding type II toxin-antitoxin system death-on-curing family toxin, whose protein sequence is MIRYLTLIEVLELHRKILAQSGGALGIRDMGLLESAIAQPRMSFGGEDLYPSLLEKAAALGFSIIMNHPFVDGNKRTGHAATETFLVLNGLEINASVDEQERMVLAIASGKQERQVFIEWLQQNTAAS